GGACTGGGTCACGCTGCGGCCGCCCGGGGGTGGGCCCGGGCTGTCGTTCCAGCTGGAACGGGAGCTGGTGCCGCCGAGGTGGCCGCAGGCGCCCGGCTACCAGCAGATGATGCTGCATCTGGACATCGAAGTCGACGATCTGGCGCGGGCCGGCGCGAAAGCCGTCGCCGCCGGGGCGCGGCTCGCGCCGTTCCAGCCGCAGGAGCACGTCCGCGTGTACCTCGATCCGGCCGGGCACCCGTTCTGCCTGTGGGTCCGCCCCTGAACCGGCTCACGCCAGCGGCACGGCGACAACCCCGGGCGGCATCCGCCCCGGCTCACGCCGCCAGACCGCGGCGAAGGCGTGGGCGAGCCGCTTCGGCACTTCGACCTGCGCGCCACCCTCGTGGAAGTCGATGGTCACCAACGTCGCCTCGACCTCCCAGGGCACGCGGCGCAGCAGCTTCGCGTAGTCCGCGCTCGACGACACGAACCCGAGGACCCGCCGGGCACCGAGCCGATCCACCTCGTACCGGATCGCGGCCTCGAGCGTGCCGGGCGGCCAGTCGCGCAGGCGAAGTTTCCGGTCGTAGTACGCGATCGGCTCGTCCGCCCTCGCCACGCCGTAGCCACCGCTGAGGATGAGCAGCCGCCCGGACGCCGCGGCGTCGGGCAGCGCATCGCCGACGTTCCGGTAGAAGTGGCCGTTGTAGCGCTGCCACGCCGGCAGCCACGTCCGGTCGTCGACAGCGGACCGGGGCAAGAGCTCCTCGCGGACCCGCAGCAGCTCCTCGGGCCAGTCCGCACGCGCCGCCGGGCGGGGACTGCCCCCGGTGACCTTGGCCTTCGACGGTCCGATGATCAGCAGGGTGCCGGGCTCGTCGACCAGGTCCTCCACCAGACGCATGCCCGCATTCAACCACCCGGCCCGGCGCCGCACGCGTGATCCACCGGCCGGGCACGCTGAACCCGGCGTCAGCCCGAGGCCGCCGTCAGACACCCGGACGCACCCGGGCCGAGCGCCGATCAGGCCCGACTGCGCCCCGGCACCGCCGCGGACACCCGGCCCCGCAGCGAAAACCCGATCAAATTCGACTGCACCACTGGAACACCGAGGGCCGCTCGGCCTGACAAAGCCCATACCCCAACGGACCGGAACGCACCCGGCACTGCCTGTCCCCGCCCGCAGCTGCGCCCGCCCACGCACAGCCCCGCAACACTCCCCCGAGCACTGTGCGCTCCACTGGACCGTTGTCCGAACGAGCAAACGCACCCCAGCACCGCCCGCCGCACCGCCGGACCTCACACAACCCACAACACTCACTCCAGCACTGCGCGCTCCACCGGACCGTTATTCGGCCGCGCGAAACGCACCCCAGCACCGCCCGCGGCACCGCCTGTCCCCGCCCGCAGCTGCGCCCGCCCCGCACAGCCCCGCAACACTCACCCCAGCACTGTGCGCACCACCAGACCGTTATCCGGCCGCGCGAAACGCACCCCAGCACCGCCCCGCGCTGCCCGCAGCAGCGCCGGTCCCCGTGCAACCCCGCAAAAACTCGACCGAGCACCGCGCGCACCGCCGAACCATTGTCCAGCCGAGCGAAACGCACCCCGGCGCTGCCCGCGGCTGCGCCAGCCCCCGCACAACCGCACCGCTCACCCCAGCACCACTCACCCCAGCACCGTGCGCTCCACGGGTCCGATGTCCGGCCGAGCGAAACGCACCCCGGCACCGCTCGGGACCGCCCGCGGCTGCGCCCGCCCACGCGCAACCCCACAACACTCACCCCAGGACCGTGCGCTCCACCAGACCGTTATCCGGCCGCGCAAACCGCACCCAAGCGCCCCCGGCATGCCAGGACTCCACGAACAACGTGTTGTCCGCGACCCACGTATAGACCGCCTCGTGGATATCCAGTTCGAAGAGATGACTGTCGGCATCAGCGCGGGAGTCGGTGATTTCCCGGGCCACGCCGGCGAGTTTCGCGTCCCCGGGGCCGTTTTCTTCGATGCCCGGGAAGGCGTGAAGGGCGAAGCGGCCGTCGTGCTGGAGGTCGCGGGCTTTGCGGGCGTTGAGCATCGAGCCGATGTACAGGGAGCCGTCGTCGCGGAAGGAGACTTCGGAGCCGCTCACGCGGGGTGAGCCGTCGCGGCGCAGGGTGGCCAGGACGTGGGACTCGCCGCTGAGGAAGCGTTCGTGGACGCGCTCGGCCAGGGAGGGGGCGGCCGCCGCGAAGGTCTGCCAGGTGGTCATGCGAAAGAGTCAAGCACGCGCCACCGACAAAACGAGCTCAAGCGCCGTACACCGGTTCAGGTGAAGGCGCCGAGGCCAGCAACGAAGCCACCACCGGGCCCAGCTCGGCCGGCGCCCAGCGCGCACCCTTGTCGCGCGACGGGCCGTGGCGCCAGCCGTCCGCGAGGGACACGCGGCCACCGTCCACTTCGAACACCCGCCCCGTAACACCGCACACGCCCCCACCTCCGCCGGCGTCGCCAGCCGCCCCAACGGCACGGTCGCGGCAACCGAGGGGTCACAAAGCGAAGGCAAGGTCCCCACCATCCCCACGTCGAGCGCGTTCACCCGCACCTTCGGCGCCCACTCCACCGCCAACGTCGCCGTCAGGTTGTCGAGCCCCGCCTTCGCCGCCCCATACGCCGCCGTCCGGGGCGAAGGCCGTGTCGCACTGACACTGCTCACGTTCACGATCACCCCGCCGGTTTCCTGCTGCTGCATCACGGCGATCGCCGCCTGCGCCACCCCCAGCGGTGCCAGCAGGTTCAACGCGACCACCTTCTCGTGGAACCGCGCCGATGCCGTGGCCGTGTCCGCGAACGGCGCTCCCCCTGAGTTGTTCACCAGCACGTCGAGCCGGCCGTACTCCGTCACCACGAAAGAAACCAGCCGCGTCACCTCCGCCGGCTCACGCACGTCGCAGCGCACGAAATCCGGGCCGGCACCGCTTCGCGCGCACACGACGACCCGCGCGCCCACGTCACGGAACACCGCGTCGCCGTGGTGACGGTGGCCGCCCTGCCGGTCAACGCACTCACCGTGAGCGGCTGGTTCGCCCTGGCCGAAGCCGTCACCAACGCGGGCCGCGATCCCGAAACCCACGTCGTGGTGCTGCGCGCCGAGGGCCGCGGCTTCAACGCCGGCGTCGACATCAACGAGATCCAGCGCGACCCCGGCCACACCGCGCTCATCGGCGCGAACGAGGGCTGCGCCGCCGAGTTCTCCGCTGTCTACGACTGCGCAGTGCCGGTGATCGCTGCCGTACAAGGGTTCTGCCTCGGCGGCGGGGTCGGGCTGGTGGGCAATGCCGACGTCGTCGTGGCCAGCGAAGACGCCGAGTTCGGCCTGCCGGAAGTCGACCGCGGCGCGCTCGGCGCGGCCACACACCTCGCGCGGCTCGTCCCGCAGCACCTCATGCGTGCGCTGTACTGCACCGCCGAACGATCTCCGCGAAGCAGCTTCACCACCACGGTTCCGTGTACGCGGTCGTACCCCGCGAAGAGCTCGACGCGACAGCCCTCGCCCGGAGGATCGCCGCGAAGGACACCCGCGTGATCCGCGCCGCGAAGCAGGCCATCAACGGCATCGACGTGCAGCCCGTGCACCGCGGCTGCCGCTTCGAGCCGGGCTTCACCTTCCAGCTCAACCTCGCCGGCGTGTCCGGCGCCGCCCGTCAGCAGTTCCTCGACGGAGGAGAAAGCCTTGAGCGACAAGCGGATGACGGCCGACGAGGTGGTCGCCGATCTGCGCGACGGCATGACCGTCGGCCTCGGCGGCTGGGGTTCGCGGCGCAAGCCGATGGCGTTCGTGCGCGCGATCCTGCGCTCGCCGCTACAGAACCTCACCGTCTTCTCCTACGGCGGCCCGGACGTCGGCCTCCTCGCCGCCGCGGGCAAAGATCCGCCGGCTGGTCTTCGGGTTCGTCACGCTCGACTCCATCCCGTACGACCCAATGGTTCACCCGCGCCCGCCAACCCGGCGCGTTCGAGGTGGCGGAATACGACGAAGGTGTGCTCGGCACCGGCCTTCCGCCGCGGCACAACGGCTTCCGTTCCTGCCGACCCGAGCCGGCCGCGGCTCCGATGTCGTGCCGTTGAACCCGCACCTGCGCACGATCCACTCCCCCTACGCCGACGGAGAGGAACGCCTGGCCGTCCCCGCGCTCAAGCTCGACGTCGCCCTCGTCCACCTCAACCGCGCCGACGCCCGCGGTAACGCCCGGTACCTCGGCCCCAACCCGTACTTCGACGAACTGTTCGCCCTCGCCGCCGACCGCTGTTACGTCGCCACCGAACGCGTTGTCCCCACTGCGGAGCTGTCCGCCGCACCCCTGCAGAGCCTGCTACTGAACCGCGCGAGCGTGCACGGCGTCGTCGAAACCCCGCACGGCGCGCACTTCACCAGCGCCGCGCCCGACTACGGCCGCGACGAGAACTTCCAGCGCCACTACGTGGTCTCGGCCAAGGACCTGGATCGGTGGCCGGCGTTCGCCGACCGGTTCCTCTCCGGCGACGAAGCCCAGTACCAGCGTGAAGCGGCCCATTTCGCCAAGGAAGCCGCATGACCGACGTGACGCGGGCCGAGTACGCCGTGATCGCCTGCGCGGAGCTGTTCCGCGGCGACGGCGAGATCCTGGTCAGCCCCATGGGTTTCATCCCGGCGCTGGGCGCGAAACTGGCGCGGCTGACGTTCGAGCCCGACCTGCTGCTCGCCGACGGTGAGGCCGCCCTCGTCACCGCCGACGGCGTCGTCGAAGGCTGGCAGCCGTTCCGCAAGGTGCTCGACACCGTGGTCCCGCACGGAAAACGGCACGTCGTGATGGGCGCGAACCAGCTCGACTGCGAAGGCAAACCAGAATATCTCCGCCATCGGCCCGCACACGAAGCCGGCGAAGCAGCTTCTCGGCGTACGCGGCGGGCCCGGCAACACCGTGAACCACCGCACGAGCTACTGGGTGCCGCGCCACAGCCGGCGCGTGTTCGTCGACCGCGTGGACGTGGTGTCGGGCGTCGGCTACGCGCGGGCCGAGGCCCTGCCGTACCACGACGTGTACCGCGTGGTGACCAATCTGGGTGTGCTCGACTTCGGCGGCACCGACCATGCGCCGCGCCTGCTTTCCGTGCACCCCGGGGTCGCCGTCGAGGACGTCACCGCGGCGACGTCGTTCCCGCTCGACACCTCCGGCACCGACCAGACGCGCGCGCCCAGCGACGACGAACTCCGGCTGCTGCGCGAAGTGCCGGACCCGAAGTCCCTGCGCGACAAGGAAGTTCCGTCGTGAGAACCGCGCTGACCGGCCTCGTCGGCGTCCGCCACCCCGTCGTCCAGACCGGCATGGGCTGGGTCGCGGGCCCCCGGCTCGTCTGCGCGACAGCCGAAGCCGGCGGCCTCGGCATCCTCGCCTCCGCCACCATGACCTACGACGAGCTGGCCGCCGCGATCAAGGAAACCCGGTCCCGCACCGAAAACCCGTTCGGCGTCAACCTCCGCGCCGACGCCGAAGACGCCGCACGGCGTGCCGAGCTGCTGATCACCGAGAGTGTGAAAGGCGCGTCCTTCGCGCTGGCCCCGCAACGGGAGCTGATCACCAAGCTCAAGGACCACGGCGTGGTCGTCCTGCCGTCGGTCGGCGCCGCCCGGCACGCGGAGAAGGTCGCGGCCTGGGGCGCCGACGCCGTCGTCGTGCAGTGCGGCGAAGGCGGCGGGCACACCCGGCGGCGTCGCCACGACGCTGCTGCTGCCGGCCGTGCTCGACGCCGTCGACATCCCCGTGGTCGCCGCGGGCGGTTTCTTCGACGGCCGGGGTCTGGCGGCCGCGCTGGCGTATGGCGCGGCCGGGATCGCGATGGGCACCCGGTTCCTGCTCACGCGCGAAAGCACCGTTCCCGACGCCGTGAAGCAGCTGTACCTGGACCACGACCTCACCGGCACCGTCGTCACGCGCAAGGTCGACGGCCTCCCGCACCGCGTCCTGCGCACCGGACTCGTCGACGCGCTGGAGAAGTCCGGCCGGCTCGCCGGGTTCGCGCGCGCCGCCGCGAACGCCGCCCGGTTCCGCCGGTCGAGCGGGCTTTCGTGGGCCGCGCTCGTGCGCGAGGGCCTGCGGCTGCGCACAAGCGGGCCAACGCGGGCGCAGGTGCTGATGGCCGCCAACACGCCGATGCTGCTGCGCGCGGGCCTCGTCGAGGGCGACCCGGCGGCCGGCGTGCTGGCGTCCGGGCAGGTCGTCGGGCTGCTGCGCGACCTGCCTTCGGTGGCGGACCTGATCGAGGGGATCGTGGCCGACGCGGAGGCGATCCTGCGCCGCCTCGGCGACGGCAGTTGTGCTTGACTTCAAGGCATGATCTCGGAAAGCCGCTGCCCGGTCGCGGAGGGCGAGCTCGCCGTCCGCATCGGTGGCGAGGGCCCGATGCTGCTGCTCATTCCCGGGGGCACCGGCGGCGCGGACTCGCTGCGCGCGCTCGTCAAGCAACTGCAGACGGACCACACCGTGGTCACCTACGACCGGCGCGGCCACTTCGCCAGCACCGACACCACCACGGGTCCGGTGCCGGTTTCGCTCCAGGCGGACGACGCGCTGGCGGTGCTCGACCACGTCGGCGCCGGCCCGATCCCCGTGTTCGGCACCAGCGCCGGCGCGCAGATCGGCCTCGACCTCGTGGCGCGCCACCCCGATCGGGTGTCGGTGCTCGTCGCGCACGAACCGCCCGCGGTGCAGCTGATGCCCGACGCCACGGGCTGGCTCGAAGCCGCGAACGACCAGATCCGGCTGGCCCGTTCGGGTGATTTGATGGGCGCCGTCACCCGCTTCGCCGACGGGATCGCGGGCGCGGCGCTGCCCGATCTGCCCAACCTGCGCCTGCCGAACGAGGCCGACTGGCTGCGCTTGTTCGACCGCGAGCTCGCCGAGTTCTTCGACTACCTGCCGGACCTGCGCGCCCTGCGCCGCGCGAGCACCGAGATCGTGCCCGTCGCCGGCGAAGCCAGCCGCGGCCGCTACCACTACCAGCCGGCGAAGATCCTGGCGCTCGAGCTGGGCCTGCCGTTCGTCGAGGTCCCCGGCGCGCACCTGGCGCCGCAACGCAACGCGCCGAAGTTCGCGGCCGCGCTGCGCGAGCTGCTCGCGTCGGCGCAGGCCTGACCGTTCACCACGTCACGGGCAGCTCGGCGAACGCCGTGTGCCCGAGGTCGGCGCGCAGCCGCAGCTCTTCGGCCGCCACGGCGAGGTGCAGGTCCGGCAGCAGCCGCGGCACGGCCGTGAAGACCGCCTGCAGCTCCAGCCGGGCCAGCGGTGCGCCGAGGCAGTAGGACGGGCCGTGGCCGAACGCGAGGTGACCGGTGGCGTCGCGGCGAACGTCGAACTCGCGCGGATCCGGGAACGCCGTCTCGTCGAGGTTCGCCGCCACCGCGCTGAGCAAGACGAGGTCGCCCGCGTCGACGCGGTGATCGCCGACGGCGAACCCGGCCTTGGCCCGGCGGGGGCGGCCACCTCGCGGCGGGTGCAGGGGAAACCGGAGGATCTCTTCGACGGCGCCGGGCACCAGCGCGGGATCGGCCCAGACGGCGGCGCGTTGCGCGGGATGGCTGTCGAGCAGCACGACACCCTTGTCGATCGCGGTCGTGGTGGTGACGTGGCCCGCGTAGAGGAATAGAGCAGCAGCGTCGCGTACCGGGCGGCTTCGACGGGCGGGACTTCGCGGACGAGCTCGGAGAGCAGATCGTCCGCCGGGTGGTCGAGCTTGAAGCGAGCGACGTCGGCCAGGTCTTCCCCGGGCGGAGCGCCGAGCAGCCGACGGATCACCAACGCGGGGAACGGATCCGAAAAAGCCGCCTGGAAATCGACCGGCGGGCTGGGCAGTTCCGCGAGGAGCCGCTCGGCCAGCGCCTCGACGTCGTCGCGGAGCACGGCCAGCCGCCGGGCCGCGAAGGCACCGCTGAGCAGGCGGCGCATCCGCCGGTGCTCGGCCGGGTCACGCGCGGGCAGCGGCTCCAGCCGTGGGTCGGCGAAGAGCCGCTTGTCCTCCGCGTACCCGCACGACCCACGGCTCGCTCACGCCGCACGCAGCCGGTTGCGGTAGACGAACATCGCCAGCAGCCCGGCGCCGATCACGGCGTAGCCGACAGGCTTGCCCACGGCCAGGAACGTCGTGGTCGGCAGGGAGATCGCCAGCACCAGCAGCACCGCCGCGTGCAGCGTGAGCACCCCGCCGAGCAGGGCGGTCATCACGGTGATCCCCCGGCGTTGGCCCGGCGCCGGCACGGGACGGCCGGTGAACCGGAGAACCAGGAGCAGCAAGGGTTTCCCGGCCACCGCCGAGCCGAGCAGCACGATCCCCACCGGTCCGGTGAGCACAGAGTCCTGCAGCTTCAGCAC
The sequence above is a segment of the Amycolatopsis sp. 2-15 genome. Coding sequences within it:
- a CDS encoding VOC family protein, producing the protein MKLTATVLGAPDPRALAKFYQALLGWPLGADEPDWVTLRPPGGGPGLSFQLERELVPPRWPQAPGYQQMMLHLDIEVDDLARAGAKAVAAGARLAPFQPQEHVRVYLDPAGHPFCLWVRP
- a CDS encoding pyridoxamine 5'-phosphate oxidase family protein — translated: MTTWQTFAAAAPSLAERVHERFLSGESHVLATLRRDGSPRVSGSEVSFRDDGSLYIGSMLNARKARDLQHDGRFALHAFPGIEENGPGDAKLAGVAREITDSRADADSHLFELDIHEAVYTWVADNTLFVESWHAGGAWVRFARPDNGLVERTVLG
- a CDS encoding SDR family oxidoreductase; translated protein: MFRDVGARVVVCARSGAGPDFVRCDVREPAEVTRLVSFVVTEYGRLDVLVNNSGGAPFADTATASARFHEKVVALNLLAPLGVAQAAIAVMQQQETGGVIVNVSSVSATRPSPRTAAYGAAKAGLDNLTATLAVEWAPKVRVNALDVGMVGTLPSLCDPSVAATVPLGRLATPAEVGACAVLRGGCSKWTVAACPSRTAGATARRATRVRAGRRPSWARWWLRCWPRRLHLNRCTALELVLSVARA
- a CDS encoding alpha/beta fold hydrolase — encoded protein: MISESRCPVAEGELAVRIGGEGPMLLLIPGGTGGADSLRALVKQLQTDHTVVTYDRRGHFASTDTTTGPVPVSLQADDALAVLDHVGAGPIPVFGTSAGAQIGLDLVARHPDRVSVLVAHEPPAVQLMPDATGWLEAANDQIRLARSGDLMGAVTRFADGIAGAALPDLPNLRLPNEADWLRLFDRELAEFFDYLPDLRALRRASTEIVPVAGEASRGRYHYQPAKILALELGLPFVEVPGAHLAPQRNAPKFAAALRELLASAQA
- a CDS encoding cytochrome P450, with amino-acid sequence MLLDSHPAQRAAVWADPALVPGAVEEILRFPLHPPRGGRPRRAKAGFAVGDHRVDAGDLVLLSAVAANLDETAFPDPREFDVRRDATGHLAFGHGPSYCLGAPLARLELQAVFTAVPRLLPDLHLAVAAEELRLRADLGHTAFAELPVTW
- a CDS encoding VC0807 family protein; amino-acid sequence: MKPELLRRLLPSLVLNIALPLVVYVLLKPVVGSEVVALAISAAIPLLVTVGEFAVRRRLDPVGVVAIAGFVVMLVVLGLTGGNELVLKLQDSVLTGPVGIVLLGSAVAGKPLLLLVLRFTGRPVPAPGQRRGITVMTALLGGVLTLHAAVLLVLAISLPTTTFLAVGKPVGYAVIGAGLLAMFVYRNRLRAA